The nucleotide sequence TATTAAATATAAAAAATGGGGCTGTTGTTGATGTTGGCGGCGGTACTACAGGTATTGCTATATTTAATGATGGAAAGATGATATATACGGCTGATGAACCTACAGGAGGAACGCATTTTACTCTTACTATTGCTGGTAATTATGGAATTCCTTTTAATGAAGCAGAAAATAGAAAGAAAGATAAAAACAATGCAAAAGAAATATTTAGAATAGTTATGCCTGTTATACAGAAAGTAGGAAGTATAATAAGCAGACATATAAAAGACTATAATGTTGATTTAATATGTTTGGTAGGCGGTACAGTTTGTTTAGATGGATTTGAAGGTATTATAGAAAAAGAAACCAATGTACATACTATAAAACCGAAAAATCCGTTTTTAGTTACTCCTTTAGGTATAGCTATGAGCTTAGTAAATAATAACAAAGGCTTAGAGTAAGTATGGACGATTTAACATTAAAAAAAATTGTATTAGAAGTAATAAATCAATTGAATAAAACTTGTATGGATTCTATATTTGTTCTTTCTGATAGTTTTTGTTTTAAAAATGAATTGGAAAATATCGGATACAATTTAAATATAGCATCTTCTGCAAATGATATTAATATTGATAATTATTCTGCTGTCATAATAGATGATTTATCAGCAGAGATTTTATCATGTATATCTAATCTTCTATACAAAAATGAAAATGTTTCTTTTATAATTAATGCTTTATTATCCGGTAAGAATGTTATAGCTTTAAAGAATAATGAAAAATTTGATAGTTATAAAAATACTGCTTCTAGTCAATTATTCTCTAAGTTATTGGAATTAGAAAATACAGCTAAATCTTACGGACTTATTATATTGGATAAAAGCAATTTTTTATCATATTTTAGAAAAGACAAAAAAATAAATGATGATAAAAATATTGTTAGTTCAGGAAATTGTTTTAATTTTCAAGATAAGAAAGTTATTACTAAAAGCGATATAGTTGATATTATTAATGATTATTCAAGTATAAAAATCAGCAGTAATGCAATTATTACTCCGCTTGTTATGGATTATATTAAAGAAAATAAAATAAATATTCTATATGAATAAATAATAAAGAGGGATTATCAATGGTATTAGCAAAAGTAATAGGAAGTGTATGGGCTACTAAAAAAGAGGAAGCTTTATCTGGAAGCAAACTTTTAATAACAAGAGTTTTTGAACCTGATACTAATAAAGAATTAAATATTGTTGTGGCTTGCGATTATATAGGTGCTGGTATTGATGATATAGTTATTATTACTTCAGGAAGCGGTGCTAGAAATGCTCAGGGTGATAAGAATATGCTGCCTATAGATGCGGTTATAGTTGGTATAGTAGATCAGGTAGATTTAAATAAATAAAAAAATAAAGGTTTATATATGAGCTTGAAAGAAAAAATATATAATGCTGGTATTGTAGGTGCCGGCGGAGCTGGTTTTCCATCACATATAAAACTTCCGGAAAAAGTAGAATATTTAATAGCTAATGCAGCTGAATGCGAGCCGCTTTTACAAACGGATCAGTTTCTTATGCTTAAATATGCTGAAAAGA is from Brachyspira hampsonii and encodes:
- the eutJ gene encoding ethanolamine utilization protein EutJ; its protein translation is MSFSFEHVNSLIDETTECIEKVNDFNINDKLYVGVDLGTAYIVLVVVDSNGKPIAAELQYAEVVRDGLVVDYSRACSIVRELKGKLENRLGVELINAAIAMPPGVNNKSVATHRYVAESAGFEVLNVIEEPEAANYILNIKNGAVVDVGGGTTGIAIFNDGKMIYTADEPTGGTHFTLTIAGNYGIPFNEAENRKKDKNNAKEIFRIVMPVIQKVGSIISRHIKDYNVDLICLVGGTVCLDGFEGIIEKETNVHTIKPKNPFLVTPLGIAMSLVNNNKGLE
- a CDS encoding EutN/CcmL family microcompartment protein; amino-acid sequence: MVLAKVIGSVWATKKEEALSGSKLLITRVFEPDTNKELNIVVACDYIGAGIDDIVIITSGSGARNAQGDKNMLPIDAVIVGIVDQVDLNK